In the Sphingomonas sp. LM7 genome, one interval contains:
- a CDS encoding SulP family inorganic anion transporter, producing the protein MSIAETRATGWIARDLTASVVVFLVAMPLCMGIAIASGVPPEKGLITGIIGGIVVGALAGSPLQVSGPAAGLAVIVFELVRDQGLSALGPILILAGAIQVAAGIFRVGGWFRAISPAVVHGMLAGIGVLIVIGQYHVLFDAKPLSSGLENLMAMPGRLLGLSSDLRAAELALILGLTTIAAMLGWEKLRPASLKLVPGALIGVVAATLLAFSLGIDVTRVTVPENIAAAVALPDSSFLARFLDPTVITAAVAIAFIASAETLLSAAAVDRMHDGVRTDYNKELRAQGIGNLLCGAAGALPMTGVIVRSSANVQAGATTRLSAIMHGVWILGFVALLPWLLREIPMAALGAVLVVTGARLVNFSHAKHLFKDYGLLPAAIWAVTLVLVVAEDLLTGVLVGIALSMLELLPHGRRLRLKVDERDDAEGRTITLEGAATFVALPKLSAKLESTPVGSPVRFDLTRCSAVDHTCAELLRDWSSRRRAGGSEVAFDGAIGRFAKLAA; encoded by the coding sequence ATGAGTATCGCCGAAACGCGCGCGACCGGTTGGATCGCGCGCGACCTGACCGCGTCGGTCGTCGTCTTTCTGGTCGCAATGCCCCTGTGCATGGGCATCGCGATCGCGTCGGGCGTTCCACCTGAAAAAGGCCTGATCACCGGCATCATCGGCGGCATCGTCGTCGGTGCGCTGGCAGGCTCGCCGTTGCAGGTCAGCGGCCCCGCCGCCGGCCTGGCGGTGATCGTGTTCGAACTGGTCCGCGACCAGGGGCTGTCCGCGCTCGGGCCGATCCTGATCCTCGCGGGCGCAATCCAGGTCGCGGCAGGCATCTTCCGCGTCGGCGGCTGGTTCCGCGCGATTTCGCCGGCAGTGGTCCACGGCATGCTCGCCGGCATCGGCGTGCTGATCGTGATCGGGCAATATCATGTCCTGTTCGACGCCAAGCCGCTGTCGAGCGGTCTCGAGAACCTGATGGCAATGCCCGGACGGCTGCTCGGGCTTTCGTCCGACCTGCGCGCCGCCGAACTGGCGCTGATCCTCGGCCTCACCACGATCGCCGCGATGCTCGGCTGGGAAAAGCTGCGTCCTGCTTCGCTCAAGCTCGTCCCCGGCGCGCTGATCGGCGTGGTGGCAGCGACCCTGCTGGCCTTCTCGCTCGGGATCGACGTCACCCGCGTGACCGTGCCGGAGAACATCGCAGCCGCAGTGGCGCTGCCCGACAGCAGCTTCCTTGCACGCTTCCTTGACCCGACGGTGATTACCGCGGCCGTGGCCATCGCATTCATCGCCAGCGCCGAGACGCTGCTTTCGGCCGCCGCCGTCGATCGCATGCATGACGGCGTACGCACCGACTATAACAAGGAACTGCGCGCGCAGGGCATCGGAAACCTACTGTGCGGCGCCGCGGGCGCGCTGCCGATGACCGGCGTCATCGTGCGCAGCTCGGCCAACGTACAGGCCGGCGCCACCACGCGCCTATCGGCGATCATGCACGGCGTGTGGATCCTCGGCTTCGTTGCGCTGCTGCCCTGGCTGCTGCGCGAGATCCCGATGGCCGCGCTGGGTGCAGTGCTGGTCGTCACCGGCGCACGGCTGGTGAACTTCAGCCACGCCAAGCATCTGTTCAAGGATTATGGCCTGCTCCCCGCAGCGATCTGGGCGGTTACGCTGGTCCTGGTCGTCGCCGAGGATCTGCTGACCGGCGTGCTGGTCGGCATCGCCCTCTCGATGCTCGAGCTGCTGCCGCATGGCCGCCGTCTCCGGCTTAAGGTCGACGAGCGTGACGACGCAGAAGGGCGCACGATCACGCTGGAAGGCGCGGCGACCTTCGTCGCGCTGCCCAAGCTGTCGGCAAAGCTCGAATCGACGCCGGTTGGTTCGCCGGTCCGCTTCGACCTGACGCGCTGCTCTGCAGTCGACCACACCTGTGCGGAGCTGCTGCGCGACTGGTCGTCGCGGCGACGCGCCGGCGGATCCGAGGTTGCCTTCGACGGCGCGATCGGGCGGTTCGCCAAGCTCGCAGCCTGA
- a CDS encoding ATP-binding protein produces MMRLVRAPLGLIGQIFAILLLAILIEFGASTFFYERASQFSVQDDEARRLAEHIVIARKLLSEQPPALRPALATDLTTTRYRIAWSEELPTSLRVTPTLDRIHHQVLDWEPSLKTAGLQLRLVGPARDAVIVGGTTLPDGSWMKFATREPVHDMGFSLDRILLALAPAVAIILIGGVMVRQTLLPLRRLAHATERVGAGDMQEVAEGGPGEVRRVIHAFNRMQNRIHRLLVDRTQALAAVGHDLRTPLARLRLRADAIGDAGVREEIETDIVEMQAMIDSLLAYLAGESTGETRQAVDLAILCSTIADDMGDHGHDVIYSGPVHLERVVYPIAMKRAVMNLVENGIHYGDRVAVTLVKQDDATVIRIEDDGPGIPEEAIDRALEPFVRLDDARARDTVGFGLGLSIVARAVEAEGGVLALSNRPEGGLRAEIHLPAA; encoded by the coding sequence ATGATGCGCCTCGTCAGGGCGCCGCTGGGCCTGATCGGCCAGATCTTCGCGATCCTGCTGCTGGCGATCCTGATCGAATTCGGTGCGAGCACTTTCTTTTACGAGCGCGCCAGCCAGTTCTCGGTGCAGGATGACGAGGCGCGCCGCCTGGCCGAGCATATCGTGATCGCGCGCAAGCTGCTTTCGGAGCAGCCGCCCGCTCTGCGCCCCGCCCTCGCCACCGACCTGACGACGACGCGCTACCGGATCGCGTGGAGCGAGGAACTCCCCACTTCGCTCCGCGTCACTCCCACCCTCGACCGCATCCACCACCAGGTGCTCGACTGGGAGCCCAGCTTGAAGACGGCGGGCCTGCAGCTGCGGCTGGTCGGGCCGGCGCGCGACGCAGTGATCGTCGGCGGCACCACCTTGCCCGACGGCAGCTGGATGAAGTTCGCGACGCGCGAGCCGGTCCATGACATGGGCTTTTCGCTCGACCGTATCCTGCTCGCGCTGGCGCCTGCAGTGGCGATCATCCTGATCGGCGGCGTGATGGTCCGCCAGACCTTGCTGCCGCTGCGTCGGCTCGCGCATGCCACCGAGCGCGTAGGCGCGGGCGACATGCAGGAAGTGGCGGAGGGCGGCCCCGGCGAAGTGCGCCGCGTGATCCACGCCTTCAACCGGATGCAGAACCGCATCCACCGGCTGCTGGTCGACCGGACGCAGGCACTCGCCGCGGTAGGGCACGATCTGCGCACGCCGCTGGCCCGGCTGCGGCTGCGCGCCGACGCGATCGGCGATGCCGGCGTCCGCGAGGAGATCGAAACCGATATCGTCGAGATGCAGGCGATGATCGATTCGCTGCTCGCCTATCTCGCGGGCGAGTCCACCGGCGAGACGCGGCAGGCAGTCGATCTCGCCATCCTGTGCAGCACGATCGCCGACGACATGGGCGACCATGGCCATGACGTAATCTATTCCGGCCCCGTCCATCTCGAGCGCGTGGTCTATCCGATCGCAATGAAGCGCGCGGTGATGAACCTGGTCGAGAACGGCATCCATTATGGTGATCGCGTGGCGGTGACGCTGGTCAAGCAGGACGACGCCACCGTCATCCGCATCGAGGACGACGGCCCCGGCATTCCCGAAGAAGCGATCGACCGGGCCCTCGAACCCTTTGTCCGCCTGGACGATGCGCGCGCGCGCGATACCGTGGGGTTCGGGCTGGGACTATCGATCGTCGCGCGCGCAGTCGAAGCAGAGGGCGGCGTGCTCGCGCTGTCAAATCGTCCCGAAGGCGGGTTGCGCGCCGAAATTCACCTCCCCGCCGCCTGA
- a CDS encoding class I SAM-dependent methyltransferase: MTALALLKPLEILGTMRRVTGWLDDKEAELLIAAAVHATRDGGVRTFVEIGSYQGRSTVVLGAVLRALSPQSRLYAVDPHQGTVGAADKRLNRSAPTFSSFLANITGAGVAEVVKPLRSLSYETEWDQPIDLLFVDGLHDRLNVERDFRHFEAFLTPGAVVLFHDYADYYPGVVAFVDLLVAGEGWAIADRAASMVMLHRVVG, encoded by the coding sequence ATGACCGCGCTGGCGCTGCTCAAGCCGCTGGAGATCCTCGGCACGATGCGCCGGGTGACCGGATGGCTCGACGACAAGGAAGCCGAGTTGCTGATCGCCGCAGCGGTGCACGCGACCCGAGATGGCGGCGTGCGCACCTTTGTCGAGATCGGCAGCTATCAGGGGCGCTCGACGGTGGTGCTCGGGGCGGTGCTGCGCGCGCTCTCGCCGCAATCGCGGCTCTACGCGGTCGATCCGCATCAGGGGACCGTCGGCGCTGCGGACAAGCGGCTCAATCGCAGCGCGCCGACCTTCAGCAGCTTTCTCGCCAACATCACCGGCGCGGGTGTGGCCGAGGTCGTGAAACCGCTTCGCAGCCTGTCCTACGAGACCGAATGGGATCAGCCGATCGATTTGCTGTTCGTCGATGGGCTCCACGACCGGCTCAATGTCGAGCGCGACTTCCGGCACTTCGAAGCGTTTCTCACTCCCGGAGCCGTCGTGCTGTTCCACGATTATGCCGATTATTATCCCGGCGTCGTGGCGTTCGTCGATTTGCTGGTCGCGGGCGAGGGGTGGGCGATCGCCGATCGCGCCGCATCGATGGTAATGCTCCACCGCGTGGTGGGCTAG
- a CDS encoding carbonic anhydrase: MNELIGRVYGFSKQVFPTQSDLYSKLASDGQSPKALMISCADSRVVPEHIMQAAPGDLFVCRNAGNIVPPYAMQNGGVTSTVEYAVMVLGIRDIIICGHSDCGAMKAVSNPAGLEKMPNVAAWLKHSCAAEQVVNEGYPEMESADRVRAISLENVVAQLNHLRTHPSVAAGIARGEIALHGWFFDIGAGQVLALDGRTGRFVALDEAEDLPVAQAASQRLAGEVLLEAAE, encoded by the coding sequence GTGAATGAACTCATCGGACGGGTCTACGGGTTCTCGAAACAAGTGTTTCCGACCCAGAGCGACCTCTATTCGAAGCTCGCCAGCGACGGGCAGAGCCCCAAGGCGCTGATGATCTCGTGCGCCGATTCGCGCGTCGTTCCCGAACATATCATGCAGGCTGCCCCGGGCGACCTGTTCGTCTGCCGCAATGCCGGCAACATCGTGCCCCCCTATGCGATGCAGAATGGCGGCGTCACCTCGACGGTCGAATATGCCGTGATGGTGCTCGGCATCCGCGACATCATCATCTGCGGCCATTCGGACTGCGGCGCGATGAAGGCCGTCTCGAACCCCGCCGGGCTCGAGAAAATGCCCAACGTCGCCGCCTGGCTGAAGCATAGCTGCGCCGCCGAGCAAGTGGTGAACGAAGGCTATCCCGAAATGGAGAGCGCCGACCGGGTTCGCGCGATCAGCCTCGAGAACGTCGTCGCACAGCTCAACCACCTGCGCACGCATCCCTCGGTCGCCGCCGGCATCGCACGCGGCGAAATCGCGCTGCACGGCTGGTTCTTCGACATCGGCGCCGGACAGGTGCTCGCGCTCGACGGCCGCACCGGTCGCTTCGTTGCGCTGGACGAGGCCGAGGATCTGCCCGTGGCGCAGGCCGCATCGCAGCGGCTTGCCGGCGAAGTGCTGCTGGAGGCCGCGGAATGA
- a CDS encoding glycosyltransferase, with protein sequence MTPRISAIMPTADRRRFVPAAIAQFLAQERDDAELVILDDGADSVADLIPGDPRIRYVREEARRILGDKRNQLCELSRGEVIVHWDDDDWHAPDRLARQLAAIEANGADIVGLDRIAFLADDGAQAWDYCWGGRQRWIYGASMAYRRALWERRRFAAIRSGEDTRFVLDARDAHVHAMPDTDWLVARVHRGNTSPKRTRGGYWTERASGPLLDRIASWSGASPPIAALPVANVYALLVHERPECVVDLVRNLCWHDDASPILLYDGSAAGDLIDPQLPWARWGVEIVPAPRPMKWGKLHDFALDCIGHLGGRDYDSLTIVDSDQMQLRGGYPAFLANQGGVAGVLSSDARPQGRSTRIPPAATAQAERALWQRFLDRFEGGDAAFVHWTFWPGTVIGADCGRAIATLFEDPQLQDILAASKLWATEEILFPTLAKLLGFPVEQNPCRGDWTQYRRRWSTRDVDAARSDARTFWMHPVPRVLDDPLRRHLRAMSSQYRRAPPAPLPQAVSEDAAILAEMRALPGWLSDAEAGALLGAARAALSRDAAAGHLVEIGSHCGKATVLLGRAAQAAEIHARVTAIDRFDGVTGSREDKLARDSVTRGRFDQMLASSGLGDWISARTGDARAFATADPVDLLLIDGLHDYPAVAADFAAFEAALAPAARVAFHDYADYFPGVAAFVDELVATGEWEVETAIETLRILRRRTSLGQPVAHSLAAHA encoded by the coding sequence ATGACCCCGCGCATCTCCGCGATCATGCCAACTGCCGACCGGCGTCGCTTCGTGCCTGCGGCGATCGCCCAGTTCCTTGCGCAGGAACGCGACGATGCCGAACTCGTCATCCTCGACGATGGGGCGGACAGCGTCGCCGATCTGATCCCAGGCGATCCCCGCATCCGCTATGTCCGCGAGGAAGCCCGCCGCATCCTCGGCGACAAGCGCAACCAGCTGTGCGAACTCTCGCGCGGCGAGGTTATCGTCCATTGGGACGACGACGACTGGCATGCGCCCGACCGGCTCGCGCGGCAGCTCGCCGCGATCGAGGCGAACGGCGCCGACATTGTCGGACTCGACCGCATTGCCTTCCTCGCCGACGACGGGGCGCAGGCATGGGACTATTGCTGGGGCGGCCGCCAGCGCTGGATTTACGGCGCCAGCATGGCCTATCGCCGCGCGCTCTGGGAGCGCCGGCGCTTTGCCGCGATCCGCAGCGGCGAGGATACCCGGTTCGTGCTCGACGCGCGCGACGCGCATGTCCACGCGATGCCCGACACCGATTGGCTGGTCGCGCGCGTCCATCGCGGCAACACCAGCCCCAAGCGTACGCGAGGCGGTTATTGGACCGAGCGCGCGTCAGGCCCGCTGCTCGATCGCATCGCCTCATGGTCGGGTGCATCGCCGCCGATCGCTGCATTGCCTGTCGCTAATGTCTACGCCTTGCTCGTGCATGAGCGGCCGGAATGCGTGGTCGACTTGGTGCGCAATCTGTGCTGGCACGACGATGCCTCGCCGATCCTGCTGTATGACGGCAGCGCCGCGGGCGACCTGATCGACCCGCAACTGCCCTGGGCACGCTGGGGCGTCGAGATCGTGCCTGCGCCGCGGCCGATGAAATGGGGCAAGCTTCACGACTTCGCGCTCGATTGCATCGGCCATCTCGGCGGCCGCGACTACGACTCGCTTACCATCGTCGATTCGGATCAGATGCAGCTGCGCGGCGGCTATCCCGCATTCCTGGCCAATCAGGGCGGCGTGGCTGGTGTCCTGTCCAGCGACGCCCGGCCCCAGGGCCGCTCGACCCGTATCCCGCCAGCCGCCACTGCGCAGGCCGAGCGAGCGCTGTGGCAGCGCTTTCTCGACCGGTTTGAAGGCGGCGACGCAGCCTTCGTCCACTGGACCTTTTGGCCAGGCACGGTGATCGGCGCCGATTGCGGCCGTGCGATCGCTACGCTGTTCGAAGATCCGCAACTCCAAGACATCCTTGCCGCCTCCAAGCTGTGGGCGACCGAGGAAATCCTGTTCCCGACGCTGGCAAAGCTGCTCGGCTTTCCCGTCGAGCAGAACCCGTGCCGGGGCGACTGGACTCAATATCGCCGGCGCTGGAGCACGCGCGACGTCGATGCGGCGCGGAGCGACGCGCGCACCTTCTGGATGCATCCGGTGCCGCGCGTGCTCGACGATCCGCTGCGCCGCCATCTCCGGGCGATGTCCAGCCAATATCGCCGTGCGCCGCCGGCACCGCTCCCGCAGGCCGTCTCCGAAGATGCCGCGATCCTCGCCGAGATGCGCGCGCTGCCCGGCTGGCTGAGCGATGCCGAGGCCGGCGCACTGCTCGGTGCCGCACGTGCTGCGCTGTCGCGCGATGCGGCTGCGGGCCATCTGGTCGAGATCGGCAGCCATTGCGGCAAGGCCACCGTGCTACTCGGCCGCGCGGCCCAGGCCGCCGAAATCCACGCGCGGGTGACGGCGATCGATCGCTTCGACGGCGTCACCGGCAGCCGGGAAGACAAATTGGCGCGCGATAGCGTCACCCGCGGCCGCTTCGATCAGATGCTCGCCAGTTCGGGACTCGGCGACTGGATCTCGGCGCGCACCGGCGACGCCCGTGCGTTCGCCACCGCCGACCCGGTCGACTTGCTGCTGATCGACGGGCTCCACGACTATCCCGCCGTCGCCGCCGATTTTGCCGCCTTCGAAGCTGCGCTGGCGCCCGCCGCCCGCGTCGCCTTCCACGACTATGCCGATTATTTCCCGGGCGTCGCGGCGTTCGTCGACGAACTCGTCGCTACGGGGGAATGGGAAGTCGAAACCGCCATCGAGACGCTGCGCATCCTGCGCCGAAGGACCTCTCTCGGCCAGCCGGTGGCGCATTCGCTGGCGGCGCACGCATGA
- a CDS encoding response regulator transcription factor, producing the protein MTTTTAPTIVLVEDDPALRTLTSRALQENGFAVRPAATGAEMWLALEGAAVDLIILDIMLPGTSGIDLCRMIREKSQVPIIFISARGSETDRVVGLELGADDYLTKPFGTRELIARIRAVLRREGGKQESAQRSLGLVRFDGWTLNLPRRELLSPSGAVVDLTGAEFDLLVSLCEHSGRVIARERLIELSRTRLGDSSDRSVDVLVSRLRRKLSSTGSAAPIVTVRGIGYMFNAPVTRE; encoded by the coding sequence ATGACGACGACCACCGCCCCCACCATCGTCCTTGTCGAAGACGATCCCGCGCTCCGGACTCTCACTTCCCGAGCATTGCAGGAGAATGGGTTCGCCGTGCGGCCCGCCGCGACCGGCGCGGAAATGTGGCTCGCGCTGGAGGGCGCGGCAGTCGATCTCATCATCCTCGACATCATGCTGCCGGGCACCAGCGGCATCGATCTCTGCCGGATGATCCGCGAGAAGAGCCAGGTTCCGATCATCTTCATTTCGGCGCGCGGCAGCGAGACCGACCGGGTGGTCGGGCTCGAGCTCGGTGCCGACGATTATCTGACCAAGCCGTTCGGCACTCGTGAGCTGATTGCGCGGATCCGCGCAGTGCTCCGTCGCGAGGGCGGCAAGCAGGAAAGCGCGCAGCGTAGCCTGGGGCTGGTTCGCTTCGACGGCTGGACGCTCAATTTGCCGCGTCGCGAACTGCTTTCACCGAGCGGCGCCGTCGTGGATCTCACCGGCGCGGAATTCGACCTGCTCGTCAGCCTTTGCGAGCATAGCGGCCGGGTGATCGCGCGCGAACGGCTGATCGAGCTGTCGCGCACGCGGCTGGGCGACAGCTCCGACCGCAGCGTGGACGTGCTGGTCAGCCGGTTGCGGCGCAAGCTTTCCTCCACCGGCAGCGCGGCCCCAATCGTGACCGTGCGCGGCATCGGCTATATGTTCAACGCGCCCGTCACGCGCGAATGA